Proteins co-encoded in one Pelotomaculum isophthalicicum JI genomic window:
- the selD gene encoding selenide, water dikinase SelD → MQEEKYRLTQMASCAGUAAKLSPSDLAQVLCQLEQVEDPDLLVGSSTSDDAAVYRLNDDMAIVQTVDYFTPVVDDPYTFGLITAANALSDIYAMGAKPLLALNIVGFPTKTLPLEVMVQILKGGAEKVKEAGAITAGGHTIEDEELKYGLAVTGVVHPERIVKNAGARPGDTLILTKPLGIGIVTTALKGDLIDNSTYQHAVELMATLNDRAARVMTEIGVNACTDVTGFGLLGHLYEMLTASGVGARLRLPDIPVLKQARSLAGMGIIPAGAYRNLNYLSDFLKWKSGIEDADRLILADPQTSGGLLMAVPGDKTKIFTERLLAEGVAGAEIGEIIDGKPVISVINS, encoded by the coding sequence ATGCAGGAAGAAAAATATCGCCTGACTCAAATGGCCAGTTGCGCCGGATGAGCGGCCAAGCTCAGTCCCAGTGACCTGGCGCAGGTACTGTGCCAGTTAGAACAAGTTGAAGATCCGGACCTGTTGGTTGGTTCCTCCACCTCTGACGACGCGGCTGTATACCGGCTAAATGATGATATGGCGATAGTGCAAACAGTAGACTACTTTACACCGGTAGTTGACGATCCCTATACATTCGGATTGATAACAGCCGCTAACGCGTTGAGCGATATTTATGCCATGGGCGCGAAACCGTTATTAGCTTTAAATATAGTCGGTTTTCCAACTAAAACTTTACCATTGGAAGTTATGGTGCAGATCCTCAAGGGCGGTGCCGAAAAAGTAAAAGAAGCGGGGGCGATTACAGCCGGCGGGCACACCATAGAAGATGAAGAGCTAAAATATGGACTGGCCGTAACCGGTGTGGTCCATCCTGAACGCATTGTAAAAAATGCCGGGGCGCGACCGGGAGATACCCTGATCCTGACCAAACCACTTGGCATAGGTATTGTAACAACGGCTCTCAAAGGAGATTTGATTGACAATTCGACTTATCAACATGCCGTTGAATTGATGGCGACTCTAAATGACCGTGCCGCCCGGGTTATGACTGAGATAGGTGTAAACGCGTGTACAGATGTAACCGGTTTCGGACTATTAGGGCACCTCTATGAAATGTTGACGGCAAGCGGTGTGGGGGCGAGGCTTCGGCTTCCGGACATACCTGTTTTGAAGCAGGCGCGATCCCTCGCCGGTATGGGTATTATCCCGGCAGGCGCTTATCGTAATCTGAATTATCTCAGCGATTTTCTAAAATGGAAAAGCGGCATTGAAGATGCCGACAGACTTATTCTAGCCGACCCTCAGACTTCAGGTGGTCTGTTGATGGCTGTTCCAGGGGACAAAACAAAAATTTTCACAGAGCGTTTGTTGGCGGAAGGAGTGGCGGGAGCTGAAATTGGAGAAATTATTGATGGCAAACCGGTGATATCAGTAATAAATTCTTAG
- a CDS encoding cell division protein FtsA, with the protein MAKRHPATLVGLDLGSSKTAVVIAQADNDFLLRVVGVGESYALGVQKGSIVDIKAAAISIKQALEKAGKVTGVRALPAYVGYNGLSITTRECKVALTAGKRFSGRVQLKDIAAHGIPDGEKLLAVLSTPSMLSFLESGLMSEARVITAGSRNFDNIIESARLAGLATHDIIYSPLAAAEALLSPTEKELGTLLIDIGATAATVSVIDRGLIRESAVLAIGGEHIITDLAICLHTSLAQAREILRQSTNNREAGQGYIEIIRLDEEKAVNIPADLVKSIITARVKEILEMVTGAVEKFTYPGQLPGGAVLYGGVANMDGLSSLVENSLRLPVRIGIPKESGMELGPHYANAFGLVKYGFVL; encoded by the coding sequence TTGGCCAAAAGACATCCTGCTACGCTGGTTGGTCTTGATCTAGGCAGTTCAAAAACAGCGGTGGTGATTGCTCAGGCTGATAACGATTTCCTGTTGCGGGTAGTCGGCGTAGGCGAAAGTTATGCCTTGGGTGTACAGAAAGGTTCAATTGTTGATATTAAAGCGGCAGCTATATCTATCAAACAAGCGTTAGAAAAAGCGGGGAAAGTGACGGGCGTGAGAGCGCTCCCGGCCTATGTCGGTTATAATGGTTTATCCATAACAACGAGAGAATGCAAGGTTGCTTTAACTGCGGGAAAACGTTTTAGCGGAAGGGTCCAGTTAAAGGATATTGCGGCACACGGAATCCCGGATGGAGAAAAGCTATTGGCGGTTCTTTCCACACCTAGCATGCTTAGCTTTTTAGAATCGGGGCTCATGTCTGAGGCGCGCGTAATAACTGCCGGAAGCCGTAATTTTGATAACATTATTGAGAGCGCCCGCTTGGCCGGTCTTGCAACACATGATATTATTTACAGTCCCCTGGCGGCCGCAGAAGCACTATTAAGCCCGACCGAGAAGGAACTTGGAACATTGCTTATTGATATTGGCGCGACAGCTGCGACGGTGAGCGTTATCGACCGGGGGCTAATTCGGGAAAGCGCAGTTCTGGCTATAGGCGGCGAGCACATTATTACCGATTTAGCCATATGTTTACATACTTCCCTTGCACAAGCCAGGGAAATCTTAAGACAATCCACTAATAACAGAGAGGCTGGGCAAGGGTATATAGAAATTATTAGGCTTGATGAGGAAAAAGCTGTGAACATCCCTGCTGATTTGGTAAAATCAATAATAACAGCCCGGGTTAAAGAAATTTTAGAAATGGTTACCGGCGCGGTGGAAAAATTTACTTATCCAGGTCAGTTGCCTGGTGGCGCCGTACTTTACGGAGGGGTGGCTAATATGGACGGTCTTTCCTCGTTAGTTGAAAACAGTCTGCGGCTTCCGGTGAGGATAGGTATACCTAAAGAAAGCGGAATGGAATTGGGTCCTCATTATGCGAACGCCTTTGGCCTTGTTAAGTACGGCTTCGTATTATGA
- the ftsZ gene encoding cell division protein FtsZ yields the protein MLDFELNLDQFANIKVIGVGGGGNNAVNRMISAGLKGVEFIAVNTDAQALHLAQANQKIQIGIKLTKGLGSGGNPEIGEKAAEESRDEIIQALKGSDMVFVTCGMGGGTGTGAAPIVAEVAKELGALTVGVVTKPFTFEGRKRANQAEGGIETLKTKVDTLITIPNDRLLQVIEKHTSIVEAFRIADDVLRQGVQGISDLIAVPGLINLDFADVKTIMKETGSALMGIGVASGDNRATEAARTAISSPLLETSIEGARGVLLNITGGASLGLFEVNEAAEIIAQAADPEANIIFGAVIDENMEAEVRVTVIATGFDQMGHKKERVRTELEIKPFTNHDDLDIPAFLRRR from the coding sequence ATGCTTGATTTTGAACTCAACCTTGATCAGTTTGCAAATATAAAGGTTATAGGTGTCGGGGGTGGTGGAAATAACGCGGTAAACCGGATGATCAGCGCCGGATTAAAGGGTGTTGAGTTTATTGCTGTTAACACTGACGCTCAGGCCCTTCACCTGGCACAGGCCAACCAAAAAATCCAAATAGGTATTAAGCTGACAAAAGGTCTGGGTTCAGGCGGCAACCCCGAGATAGGGGAAAAAGCGGCTGAAGAGAGCCGTGATGAAATAATACAGGCTTTAAAAGGATCAGATATGGTTTTTGTCACTTGCGGTATGGGAGGCGGTACCGGCACCGGGGCGGCGCCCATTGTCGCTGAAGTTGCTAAAGAATTGGGCGCTCTGACCGTCGGGGTGGTAACCAAGCCTTTTACTTTTGAAGGACGCAAGCGGGCAAATCAGGCGGAAGGCGGTATTGAAACATTAAAGACCAAAGTTGATACGCTGATTACTATTCCTAATGACCGGTTATTACAGGTGATAGAAAAACACACATCTATTGTCGAGGCTTTTCGTATCGCGGATGATGTGCTGCGTCAGGGTGTCCAAGGCATATCAGATTTGATTGCCGTACCCGGACTAATTAATTTGGATTTTGCGGATGTGAAGACGATCATGAAGGAAACGGGTTCCGCCTTGATGGGCATTGGTGTCGCCAGTGGTGACAACCGGGCTACCGAGGCGGCCCGCACTGCTATTTCCAGCCCGTTGCTGGAAACCTCCATTGAAGGAGCCAGGGGTGTTCTATTAAATATTACAGGCGGTGCTTCTCTGGGCTTGTTTGAAGTAAATGAGGCGGCAGAAATAATCGCTCAGGCTGCTGATCCGGAAGCTAACATTATTTTTGGCGCTGTAATTGACGAAAATATGGAAGCGGAAGTAAGAGTAACGGTTATCGCGACAGGTTTTGATCAGATGGGCCATAAAAAAGAGCGGGTTAGAACTGAGTTGGAAATAAAACCATTCACCAACCACGACGATTTGGATATTCCCGCTTTTCTCCGGCGGCGATAA